From a region of the Teredinibacter turnerae genome:
- a CDS encoding acyl-CoA dehydrogenase C-terminal domain-containing protein: protein MADYKAPLKDLEFVLYDMLDYEQHYASLPGCEEANRELITAIVEEAAKFCENVLAPLNAVGDEHGCDWQDGVVKTPPGFKEAYQQFVEGGWPSINHSVDYGGQGLPESVGTIISEMTGAANWAWSMYPGLSHGAMNTLAQHGTDEQKSVYLTKLVEGLWTGTMCLTEAHCGTDLGMLKTRAEPQDDGSYRIQGSKIFISAGDHDLAENIVHIVLARLPDAPEGTKGISLFIVPKHLPSEDGSVGERNAVTCGSIEHKMGIHGNATCVLNFDDATGYLIGPPNRGLHCMFTFMNTARLGTALQGLAHAEVGYQKSLSYAKERLQMRALSGPKNPSGPADPIIVHPDVRRMLLTQKAFAEGGRMLIHYCSQLVDIEQLSDDAGRKTEAGDLLAFLTPIAKAFLTETGFESANHALQCFGGHGYIREWGVEQNVRDARIAMLYEGTTGIQALDLLGRKVLMSQGELLKRFTKVVHKFCKANEDNEQLAEFVQPLAKLNNQWGEITMHIGLSAMENQEEVGAAAVDYLMYSGYAVYAYLWARAAKTAMEHEAAESDFYRAKVKTARFYFKRLLPRTESLVVAMKSGVGNLLDFEDSEF, encoded by the coding sequence ACTATGAGCAGCACTACGCCTCATTGCCCGGTTGTGAGGAAGCTAACCGGGAGCTTATAACCGCAATCGTGGAGGAGGCGGCAAAGTTCTGTGAAAACGTTCTAGCGCCGCTGAATGCTGTAGGCGATGAGCATGGATGTGATTGGCAAGACGGCGTTGTGAAGACGCCTCCTGGCTTCAAAGAGGCCTATCAACAGTTTGTTGAAGGTGGTTGGCCATCGATAAACCATAGCGTTGACTATGGTGGCCAAGGGTTGCCAGAGTCGGTTGGCACGATTATTAGCGAAATGACCGGCGCGGCGAACTGGGCCTGGTCTATGTACCCTGGGCTCAGCCACGGTGCGATGAACACTCTCGCTCAGCACGGCACAGACGAGCAGAAGTCCGTTTACCTCACCAAATTGGTCGAGGGATTGTGGACAGGCACAATGTGCCTTACTGAGGCTCACTGTGGCACCGATTTGGGCATGCTGAAAACCCGCGCGGAGCCGCAGGACGACGGCAGTTATCGCATTCAAGGGTCAAAGATTTTTATTTCAGCCGGTGACCACGATCTGGCTGAAAATATCGTACATATTGTCCTGGCCCGCCTGCCGGATGCGCCGGAAGGTACCAAAGGTATCTCGCTCTTTATCGTTCCTAAACATCTGCCCTCTGAAGACGGTTCTGTGGGCGAACGCAATGCGGTGACGTGCGGTTCTATTGAGCACAAAATGGGAATTCACGGCAACGCCACTTGTGTGCTTAATTTTGATGACGCAACCGGGTATCTGATCGGGCCCCCGAATCGCGGTTTGCATTGCATGTTCACCTTTATGAACACTGCGCGCTTGGGTACTGCGCTACAGGGGTTGGCGCACGCGGAAGTCGGTTATCAAAAATCACTTAGCTATGCCAAGGAGCGCTTGCAGATGCGCGCCTTGAGCGGGCCTAAAAATCCATCGGGGCCAGCCGACCCGATTATCGTTCATCCCGATGTGCGGCGCATGCTGTTAACGCAAAAGGCGTTTGCCGAGGGTGGGCGCATGCTCATTCATTACTGCTCACAGCTGGTGGACATCGAGCAACTTTCGGACGACGCGGGGCGCAAAACGGAAGCGGGTGACCTGCTTGCTTTTCTTACCCCGATCGCCAAAGCCTTTCTGACAGAGACTGGCTTCGAATCTGCGAATCACGCGCTGCAATGTTTCGGTGGCCACGGCTATATCCGCGAGTGGGGTGTAGAGCAGAATGTGCGCGATGCTCGCATTGCGATGTTGTATGAGGGCACCACAGGTATTCAGGCGCTGGATCTACTGGGCCGCAAGGTGCTAATGAGTCAGGGCGAGTTACTTAAAAGGTTCACTAAAGTTGTTCACAAGTTCTGCAAAGCAAACGAGGACAACGAACAGCTGGCTGAGTTTGTACAACCGTTGGCGAAGCTCAACAATCAGTGGGGTGAAATTACCATGCACATTGGTTTGAGCGCCATGGAAAATCAGGAGGAAGTCGGTGCAGCGGCGGTGGACTACCTGATGTACTCCGGGTATGCCGTTTATGCCTACCTGTGGGCGCGCGCCGCCAAAACAGCGATGGAGCACGAGGCCGCGGAGAGTGATTTTTATCGTGCGAAGGTGAAAACCGCGCGCTTCTACTTTAAGCGCTTGTTGCCACGAACGGAGTCGCTGGTG